ACAAACAATCTTTTTTAAGATTGTAACCAAAAATGGCTAATCCGGGGCATTGGTAAACACAATCCATACAACCTACGCACTTGTTGAAATCGATTTGAGGTACTGTGCTGGTTGATGATTTGGTGATAGCTCCATGAGGGCAGGCAAATGAACACGGATTGCAAGCAAAGCCATAAAGACAATCGATGAGTACAAAGGGTTTTTCTAATCGATCTTGTTTAGGATAATAAGGTTTTTCGATAACTCGAACCGGATGTTGTTGTGAGTCGATATATTCTTTTGATATTTCAAGATAATCGTTATAGTTATATCGTTTTCCTAATGCTTCTAAAACTTCAAAAGCAGCTTGTTTACCGCGTAAAACGGCACTTGTGCCTTCACCAATTCTTATAGCATCGCCTACGCCATAGCACAAACGTCCAAATACTTCATTGCCTTTTATAAGCAATTGGTCGTCAGGAACTAAGCCTGTACATATATTGATAGCATCTATTCCGTCAATTACTTTTTCAGTTCCGGGAATGGGTTTAAAGTTCTTGCATTCGGCTATGACAGCACCGGTAATTCCTGTATAATCTTTATTTGGGATCGCCTTAAGTAAAATATGTGAGGTTAATATTGGAATCCCTAAACGACGAACACGATTAGCCTGAACAGGGAAACCACCTTCTTTATCTTGAGCCTCGATAATGGCTTTTACATTGGCACCGGCTTGCATTAATTGGTATGATGTAAGATAACCAATATTACCGGCACCTACCGTTAATATATTTTTACCTAGCAGTGTAAACTCATTATTCATCATTTTTTGAACAACGGCAGCTGTGTAAACGCCTGGTACATCATCGTTTTCAAACGTTGGCATAAATGGAACGGCTCCTGTTGCTACAATAAGAGCATCGGCATCAATGTAATATATTTCTTCTGTTTCGATGTTTTTTATAGCCAAACGTTTGCCTTCTAAAATATCCCAAACAGTCGAATTCAAAAAAATGCCTGAATGATCATCACCAGCTAAGGTTTTGGCAATGTCAAATCCACGCATACCACCAAATTTCTTTTCTTTCTCAAAAAAGAAAAACTGGTGCGTTTGCATTAAAAACTGACCTCCAATTTTGGCATTATTATCCACTACAATATTGTCTATCCCATGCATATTAAGGGTTTCGCGAGCAGCTAAACCGGCAGGACCTGCTCCAATAATAGCAACTTGGGTTTTATATACTTTTATAGGTTCATTTGTTTTTATTGGCACTTCGTTGGGCGAATAATTCTTCGGTATTTCACGAACTTCCTTAACTCCGTCAACTTTGGTGATGCAAATTCTACGAATAACACCGTCAACCAACATTTCGCATGCTCCGCATTTGCCTATACCACATTCTAAGCTTCTGTTACGATTATCGAGACTATGACTATGAACAGGATAACCTGCTTGATGTAATGCTGCAGCTATGGTAAAGCCTTTTTGAGCTTTTATTTCTTCCCCTTCGTATATAAATGTAATAATGTCCGTTTTGGGAACTTCTAAAATGGGGTGTTTTTCTACTTTTATCATAAGTATTGAATTTTAACATGCAAAGTTTTACCTTTATTTGTCAAATTGCAATGACCTTTGTCATTCAAATATTGTGATAATTGATATTATTTTTTTTCGGCTTGGGTTTTTACAAATTGCCATACATCCCATTGTTCGTCTCCCCAATGATGATAGATATGTATCATTGCAGGTTGAATAATTTTATTGCCCTTTAATAATAAGGATTTGCTCTTGTCCACTGTAATTTCGGGTTTATAAAAATCGGCAATAAAATTAAATTTTTCGGGGAGCAGAGGATGATTTTGTAAGTTATATTGAAAAACGGTTGCTATTAAAGTCCCTTGATCGCGAACCCTCCAAAATGAATTTTTAAAGAGAGTTAATGTATTTTGATGCCATTGTTCCATAAAGGCATGCGATTGATGGTCAAAAACAAAAACACCACCATTCCAGTGTTGCCAATCAATTGGTACATCTACGTTGAAGGTTTCTTTTAATGCTTGTTGTATATGGTTGCATCGATTGGGCGTAACGGCAAGCTTGCCATTCTTAGTCCATTGTCGTTTTATGAAATTAAATGTATAACCGGTTTTTTCTTTGATAGTTTTTCTATAAAGCAATAGAATTGGATAATAAAAATAATTTGATACTTCTAATTGTTTTTTACGAGCATTAATTGTTATATCATCTGATATCTTTGTTTTTCCAATTATATAACTGATGATAAATTTAAGGTAAAAATGGAATAACTCCCATAAGTTTGTGTTTATTTTATTTTGCAAAGCAATAAGCTTTCTGATTTCTTTTTTGCTATAATCAGGTGGATAATGAGGATTTTTAATAATTGCTGCTATAGATTGTTGAAATAAAGAATCGGTTTTTTCAAATTTTGCTTTACAACTGCAATGAACGGCATAAGGGCTAAAGTACGATAGTGTGCTGTGATCTTTAGCAAAAGTTATTGGTGACTGATAATATTTAAATATGTTGTTGCATTCAGCATTTAAAGCAATTACATCGCTATCGAGGTAGCAATATGTCTTATTGTTTGGTAATATTTTATGTAACGATGTTTTGAGCCAAATGCTTGCCTGATGATGATCGTAAGAGGATGGCGTTTCAATATCTATAACATTATCATGATGTATAGGAATTTCGTTACGTGTGGAATCGGTAACTACATAAATAGGATATTGACTATGTTTTTTTAATTGCTCAAGTGAAAAATGTAAGGTGTCGATATGTACTTTTGCTCCACAAACAACAAACACAAAAGCAGCATGATCAGACGTTAACATTGTAAATTATTTACGGTCGAAACAATATTTCAAGCCAATAACATGCGAATATAAAGCAGCAGATGCATTGCCAATATCGGTAAAGGCATAGTCGAAGCCGAAATTTTTATAAAAAACGCCTACTCCTATCGAAGGTTGCAGGTTATATGATTTATTCCCGGCAAAATCGCTTATTTGTTGAATATTATAAACACCGGCTCTCAAAAAAATCATTTTCATATAAGAAAGCTCAATCCCAAGATGTGGGTCAATGCTTGCAAAAGAAGATTTAACCAGCGTATTTCTCTTTTTATCGAAAGTAAAATCGGCATCTAATTCGGCTAATAGGCTATATTTTTCTTTAAAAGTAAAAGTTTTAGATGCACCTAATAATAAACGTGGGATGGTTATTTCTAAACCATTGGTAGGGATTTCGTTGCCCGTTTTAATAAATGCATCTTCAAATGTTTCGGTATTGTACCTCCAAGCATTGAACGTAGAGGTAGCATCTCTAAGCACAGCGCCAAACCTCCAATTGTTGAGCGAATAATTTGCCGATAAATCGAAACCAAACCCCCAAGCAGAAGCAAAATCACCAACGATTCTTCGTATTATTTTAACATTGCCACCTACATTAAGCGAAGGTATTTGTTTCAACTTTCGAGCATAAGAAAGTAGGGCTGCATAATCGGCAATAGAAAAAGAAGAGAGTTTGCTGTAATCGAAATTGCCATTGGCATCAACTAAATCGAGCGTATTAGGGATATCGTCCACGCCAAAGCGGATAATGCTTATGCCAAAAGCCGAAGAATCGGAATTTCGAATAGCAAACGAACCATAATCGTATTTTGCTAATCCACCGAAATACGAAGCATGCATAACGCCAATATTTGCATTTTGCTGAAGCTCAACCAACGACGAAGGATTCCAATATCCGGCATGGACATCCGAAACCGAAGCAACCACAGCATTGCCCATCGATAAAGCTTTGCCTCCAATGCCCAATTGTAAAAATTCGTTGCTATATTTTTGGGCATACAAAAACGAACAACTAACGAAAACACTTATAATTAGTAGCGAAAATCGAGCAATCATAAAAAAAACTTGTTCAAAGTTAATTATTTTACTTCATTTAATAAAACGTATCAACTAATAACATAAATTTGCCAAAAATATTGTAATAGAATGAAATTATTCATCAGCATTAAAAATAGCATTCCAAATTTTCTCACTTTGATGAATTTATTCTCGGGATGCCTCTCTATTGTTGCAACCGTCGAAGGCTATCCTGTTTGGGCAGGAATATTTATTTTTATTGCTTCAGGTTTCGATTTTTTCGATGGTTTTGCAGCTCGATTGCTCAAGGCAACTTCGTCTATTGGCAAAGAACTCGATTCTCTTGCCGATTTAATCAGCTTTGGCTTAGCACCATCGTTTATAGTCTTTGGATTTTTAAAATCGGTTTTACTTATTAATCATATCGAACATGATGACTTTACCTTGACCAACATGCTAATTTTAGCAAGCCCTTTTTTGATTGCTTTATTTTCAGCGCTTCGTCTTGCTAAGTTTAACATTGACGAAAGGCAGACGACTGAATTTATCGGCATGCCCACACCTGCCAATGCTATTTTTTTTGCATGGCTTCCTATACTTTTAAGCAGCTACGATTTAACTTCATTTTTTATTATTCTTAATATAAAGTCGTTGATAATTGTTACCATTCTACATTCGTTGCTTTTGGTTTCGCCTTTTCCACTTTTTTCTTTAAAAATAAAATCGCTTAAATGGAAAGGGAATCAAATTCGCTATATCTTTATGGGCTTAGTTGTGCTTTTGGTAATTTTTCTTAAATTGTACAGTGTCCCTTTTATAATTTGGCTTTATATTTTAACCGGAATAATCCGATATTTTTTTAGTCCCAAGAGTTATTCGTAACCGTAATTCAACAAATTCAATTACAACGTTGAATTTGTGTTATCGTTTATTTGTTTTCTTTGGCTCTAAGCAAATCGAGAACAGCATTGATAAATGTTAACGGGTGTGGAGGGCAACCGGGTACTAATAAATCAGGTTTAAGCTCATTAATAATTTCGCGGCGGAGTGCCGGACTTTGCTTAAAAAGCCCACCAGACAATGCACACGCTCCAACTAAAACGACGATTTTAGGTTCGGGTATTGCTTCGTAGGTCAAACGAACAGAGGCAAGGCTATTTTCGGCAATGGGTCCCGTTATTACTAAGCCATCGGCGTGGCGTGGGGAAGCCACAAACTCAATACCATAACGTCCCATATCAAAATTCACGTTTCCGGCTGCGTTAAGTTCTAATTCGCAACCATTGCAACTACCTGCTGATACTAATCGCAGTTTTAATGAGCGACCCAAAATGCGTATAATTTCACTGCGTACTATGGATGGCTCAATGGAGATTGAATTAGAATAACCTTCTTTTATTTGCAAACGCTCATATATGTTTGTACCCATTTTATATTCATTCGAAAACTGTATTTTGTGCTCAGGACAAATTTCTTGACATTCTAAACAAAAAATGCATGAATCGAGCGATAGCGTAAGTGGCGATTTTCTGATTGCCTTAGTAGGACATGCTTGTACACATAATTGACAATCTTGTTTACATGGGTTTGTTGAAATAACGGGTAAACCACTAAAATTTTCTGGTAATTTTACCTTAGTGGGATCGGGTATATACCGATTTCCGTGATGAATAAATGCTTTTAAACCATCAAACATAGGCTTTAATTTTATAGGTCGAAACCACAATACGACAAATCGAAACTTTTATTGCAAATTGGAAAATCGCTGATATCATTATTGCGAACAGCCAATGCTAACGCAAACCAATTATGCAACGAAGGGTCTTTTACTTTATAGTGCGACAACTTACCTTGAGCATCGGTTATAGCAACATGACATAATTCGCCTCTCCACCCCTCAATAAGCGATACCGAAAGCGTGTTAGGCATAAGTTGATAGTTTGCATCGGTTGTTTTCTGACTTGATTGATGCAATTGGAGCAATTCTTTGATATGCTGAAGTGAGGCTACAATTTCAAAATGCCTTAGTTTAGCCCTTGCCATTACATCACCATTTTTTAATACTATCGGAACAATGCTTTTTGTTTTAAAATACCCTATGGGATGCGATTTACGAACATCACGCTCTATTCCACAGGTACGTGCAGCCATACCTACAAACATCATGTCGCGAGCTTGCTGAGGGGTAACCACTCCCACATTTTCAAAACGTGCTAATACACTTGGTATATCGAACATTAATTGAGCCATTTCGTGGAAACGCGATTCGTATTCGGCTAAATTTTTAGCAATTTTTTCTTTAAGCTCAGGTGTGAGTGGATATTTGTTTTTCATTGGAAATATGAGTTTGCGGGCAAAGCGATTGCCACACCAAGCCAAAAAAGTATTGATAATTATGGTTCGTAAATCTTGAAAAACAACTGTTCCAAATTGATATGCAACGTCGGTACATAGGGCGCTTAAATCGCCGGTATGAATGGCAATGCGTTCCAATTCAAGGGCAATGGCTCGTTCAATCTCAGCCGATTCGGGCATGACTTTCCCATTAAGCGATTCGATGAGGTAAGCATAGGCTAAGGTGTTCCCGACAAGCGTATCACCGGCGATGCTTTCAGCCAATTTAGTTTGATATACCACATCTTGGTTTTGAACCATTAAAGATTCTACTCCACGATGTTGATAACCAAGTTGTATTTCGAGATGCAATACTTTTTCGCCGTTGCATATAAAACGAAAGTGTCCGGGCTCAATAATACCAGCATGAATAGGACCTACGCCTACTTCGTGTAGTTCATAGCTATCAATGCTATAAAATGGGTATTTGTTAATAGTTATATCGCTATTCTTTCGATTGAATGGAAAACGTAAGGGCTTATTCCAATTGGAATCTATAAAATGTAAATCGAATACTTCAGCTATTTCACGCTCGTATGCATGCATGCCAGGATATAGATGGGTTAGCGATTTTAACTTTGCTCCTTTAGCTACTTTGCAACTAAAAACATAAATGCTATGTTCAACATCGTTGGCAATCATAGCCCACAGACGCATGCCGTTCCCTTCGTTCATAGCAAAGTAGTTAACACAATGATTGCTATCATCATTTAGCAAGTTAAATGTTGAAAAAAATTCGTCGTAATTGAGCACCGGAACTTTTTCAACCGGTATAGCTTCACTGTTTTTTATACTAGTATAGTTCATAAAATAGTCATTTAGGGTAAAACAGCTTGTTGAATCAACAAAATTAAAAAGTCGGGTGGTTGAATACTTAAATAAAAAGTAAACAACAAAAGCACAAGTTGTGGAATACTTTCGTACCAAGGGCTAGGTTGTATGGTTGATAATTGTTGTTGTCCCAAATTTTTAAACAATATGCGGAAAAGTTGTTTGGTGAAAATCCAAATAATAATGGTAAGTAAAAGAACAATAACTATCACTAACCAAAGTAATCCTTGTTCTATCATCGTTTTAAACAACATAAGTTCTGTAAAAAACATACCCGAAGGCGGAATTCCCAATATCAAAATAAATGCGAGCAAAAATACCATGCCTCCAAGTGGATTGAGCTTAAAGTAACGACCCACTCCCATTAACTTCTTTGTTTTGTACATTTGAATTAATTGCGATAATTGGAAAAACAAACTCGATTTTGTAAAAGAGTGATAAATCAGGTGCAATATAACGGCAAACCATGCTAAACCACCGGTTGCTATACCTAATGCAACTAAGCCCATGTGTTCAATACTTGAATAAGCAACCAATCGTTTATAATTTTTTACACGAATCATATATATTGCTGCATACAAAATAGATAAGGCTCCGATGATATACAAAACATGACTAGCCCAAGCATGCATGGGAGTATAAGTAGTAATTTTAAAAAAGCGAAAAATGGCTACAAATCCAACATTTGCTAATGAAGTCGAAAATAATGCCGAAATGGGACTTGGAGCAATTGAGTTTGCATCAACACAAACCGTATGCAATGGAAATACTTCCATTTTTATACTAAACCCAATTACGATAAGCAAAAATGCACTTTGAAAAAGTATAGCATTGTTTATTAAAAGTGAATGATTAATAGAACTAAAAAACAAATCTACACCTCCTGAACCTTTGAGCGATAAATCGAGCAAAATAATACCAATAAACGAAAACGAAAGTCCAATAGTCGAAACAAAAACATACTTCCACGTAGCCTCTAACGACTCAATGGTTCGTTCATGGTAAATTAAGACCGCAATAGCCAATGTAGTAGCTTCTGTCAGAATCCAAAGCAAACCTGCATTGTTTGACAGAAAAACACCCGTCATACAGCCAAAGAAAAGCATTAATGCCAATAAGTAGATACTTCGAATAAGCGGCTTTTCGTTGCGATGTTGAAAATAAATAAACGAATTGACCATTGTAAAAATTGCCGTTATTGAAAGTACACTAATAAAAATAACCGATAAAGCATCGTTTTTAAAATACGAAGTCCAGTTGGTATTGAGTTTTGTAAATAAATAACCACTAAAAGATAGTTGCCACAATACAAATAATGCTGCTACCGGGATTTGTCCTTTTCTGTTACGAATTAGAAAAGCTAAAAGTGCCCAAAATACCACACCTGAAAAATAAATTATCAATTCCATAGTTAATCGCTTAATGAAGTTAGTTTGGTTATATCCATATCTTCGAACATTTTGCCGATTTTATTAATGAATAAACCAAAAATCAATACAGAAATTAAGATGTCGAGCAATATACCAGCATTTACGGCAAATGGCATTTCTTTCCCTACAGAAAACGAAAGCAATACAATTCCATTTTCTAACACCACATATCCCACCAAATGCATCAAAATTTCCTTTCTCGATATAATTAAGAATAAACCAGTTAAAATTCCAGAAAATGCTGCCGCAATGTAAGCTGGTTTTAAAAAGGTATTTTGAATGTAATAGGCAAAGATAAGATTACCAATAATTATTACCGAAATAATAATTAGCGAATTAAATCCAGAAATGTAAGGATTTACTTGTCGTTTAATATTATTTCTGTTCACTACTTTTTTTAGATAATTAGGCATAAACCACGCTTTAAATATCAACGTTTCGAGTAAAACAATAAGTAAATTAACAATATTAATTTCGTTTAACTCTATAATAGCAACTCCAAACAATAGCAATCCCTGTAATATCAATAGATTAAGGACAGTAAACAAACGTCCGGAAATGGCAATATAAAACAGTGAAACGAAAAACAATAAAATAAAAAGCATTCCCATAATTAAAACAATTTATTCATAATCAACATACTACCAAAGAAAATAAGGATAGCTATTGGAATTAATATAACAATAGCTTTATTATTGTTTCTTAGCTTATGACGTGCTCTAAACGACTCAACAAAACCAACTGCTACAGCAAATAGAAGGGTAATTGTTACAAAAACAAGTAAAGTAAGCCAAGTCGGAAATGAAGGAGCTATGAAAAGATTGGTAACTAAAAGGCTATATAAAACGAATTTTAAGTGCCCTGCCCATTGAATCAAAGCTAAGTCAAAACCACAATAATCGAGTACCATCACTTCATGAATCATGGTCAATTCAAGATGTGTTTTAGGGTCATCGTATGGCATACGGCTGTTTTCGAGCAGTGCAACATGAAAAATTAAATAAGTGGCTAACACACCAATAAAAATAGCTATAGAACTATTAAAGGTAAGTGAGTGAAAAAAAGTTTCGAACGAGGTTGTTCCGCTCAAAAGAGCGAGCGAAGCTAACAAAATAAAAAAAGCTGGTTCAACTAGCATAGAATATAGGGCTTCGCGACTTGCTCCCATTCCCTCGAAAGCACTACCTGTATCAAGGGCTGCAACAATCATAAAAAATTTACCTAAACCAAGTAAATAAATAAAAAAGATAAAATCGCCCTGAAATGAAATGACTGCTCCATGCTTGCCCAATGGTAACATCAACGCTGCCATAATAACCGAAGCAAAATACATAACCGGAGCCCATGCAAATATCCACGAAGTAGTTTTGCTGTAAACAGCTTCTTTTCTGAATAACTTCACCAAATCATATACAGGTTGCCAAACAGATGGACCTTTTCGTCCCGATGTTTTGCTCTTTACCTTCACGATAATGCCCGGAAATACTAAACTAAGCAAAATAATTGCAGCCAATACCATATTATATCAAGTTTGTTAAAGTTAAAATTATTAATACTATTATAAGAACAAAGGGGTATAAGATATAATGTTGCGTCTGTCCGCTTTGGATAAAAGCAAATTTATCGAAAAAGCGTTCAAATATTTTTGCAATGGGCTTAAAAATATGTTTTTCGTAAGTGCTTTCCTGATGAGTTTTGTAATGGCGATGTTCTGGGAAATATTCTGTTGTCGCGATGGGTTTAAAATGAGTAGTAACATTTAATGAATGTTCCATGCCATGTATATAATTTTCAGCATACGAAGAAGCTGTATATTGAGTGCGTGGAGCATTCCCGTGATATGCACATCCCCATGTAACCGAAGATTGCACTTTTTTAGTCGTGAATGCCCATTTTTTTATTAACCAAACAGCTAATACAATTAACACAAATACTCCGGCAGCAAGACTTATGCTTTGAAGTGCATCAGTATTAGGCAACAATACGGTACTACACGTTGAGACATTTTGCTGAACAATTCTTAGCACAGGGTTTAAAACAATCGATGGGACAAAACCAATGAGTAAAATTAACGCCAGACTTATAAACTGAGGGGCTAACGACCACCATGACATTTCATGGGCATGATGCATATGCGAGCTGCGTTCGGTTCCTAGAAATACTATCCCAAAAGCTTTGGTAAAACAAAAAATAGCTAATCCTCCAATAGCAGCTAAACCAAGTAAAGCGAACAACATAACTAATTTTACAATCACATCTGCGTGAATAATACCATTTACAAAACCATTATAGATTAAAAATTCAGAAATAAAACCATTAAAAGGAGGTAATCCACAAATGGATAACGAAGCAATAAGAAAAATAAAAGCTGTTACAGGCATACGTTTTATCAATCCTCCCATGTTGTCAATGTTCATGGTATGCGTTTGATGATAAACAGAACCTGCACTGAAAAACAACAGCGATTTAAATAACGAGTGATTGAGCACATGCAAAATACCACCGGCAAACCCCAACATAGCAAGTGTCTGATTTTGAATAGCCAATCCAATAATGCCAACACCTATACCAATACCTATAATGCCAATATTTTCGATGCTATGATATGCTAGTAATCGTTTTAAATTATGTTGAACAATGGCAACACCCACACCTGTAATACCAGATATAAGCGAAACAAATAAAACAAGTAAACCAATGAGCATTAAATCGTTTTGTAGGGCGAACACTATGCGCAAAATACCATAAATACCCAATTTTATCATCACTCCCGACATTAATGCCGAAACATGCGAAGGAGCAGCAGGGTGTGCATGAGGAAGCCACGTGTGGAAAGGTACAAAACCAGCTTTAAAACCAAAACCCGCAAAAAACACCAAAAATAAACCGACATTAGAGTAATTCGCAAAATATTGCTGCAATGCCGACCATGACCACGAATCGGTAAAATAATGTAAAATAATGATACCTAATAATAAAAATAAAGCAGCAAAGTGCATTTGAATAAAATAATTGATACCGGCTTTTTGCGTTAACGATTTTTCTGCTTCAAACATCACCAACAAAAACGAACTTAATGACATAATTTCCCATACTACCAAAAAAGCTATGGTATTTTGCAACATCGTTAAAACAATCATTGACCAGTAAAGTGTGAAAAACGAAAAATAATGTAAAACTAATTCCTGTCGGCTTTTAGTATGATACATCGACATATATTGTATGCTGTATATAGACGAAACAAGAGTTGTAATATTAATAACCAAAACAAAAAATGCCGACAGCTTATCCATCGTAAGCAAAATGTCATTCCCCCAAAAATGAAAAGGAATGAGACAAGCATATGGTTGCGATAAAAATAATGTTTTAATAGCATAAAACGAACTCACAGCTAAAAATAAAAAAGTCAATATAAGATTGTAAACGGGTAGTTTTTTCCGGGACATTGCAAAAAACAATACAGAAAGACAAATAATTAACAATAATTCCATATCTCTGATATTTATTGCAAAAGTAGATTTTATATACTTACATTATTCACGTTTATTATGATTATTAAAAAAAATTTAGCCTATGTTTAAAATTCTAGTTAAAAAAAGTTGAATATTTGGAAAAATGAGTAAAAAAATATAACTTTCGGACGAATATATTCAAAAAATAACTAAAAAAATAAATTATGAGAAAGATTTTCATTCTTTTTAGCTTTGTAGTTTTATCTATTACTGCATTTAACCAAATAGATCCTTTATTATCGCCTTATTATCAAAATGGTCCGTATTCGGTGGTCATGGATTCAGATATGACTGCTACACCCAACGATTTATTGTTTTTTAGACCTTCTAATTCTACAGGTGGTCCATTTCCTACCATATTATTTCAACCCGGCGCTAATGGAACTGGTACAAGTTACATCAACAAGCATAGTTACGATATTTATTGGCAACATTTAGCTTCATACGGATTTGTGGTAATCATTATAAACAACACATCCGGTGGTCCAAACTCTACATTATTTACGCAAACACACGATTACATAAAAACTAAAGTTGCTAATTCTTCTAATTGGATGCACTCTTATGTCGATTTGAGCAGATTTATAGTTGCCGGACACTCAAATGGTGGCATGAATGCAACCGATATCATTATTAACAGACCTAATGAAATACAAGCTATTATTTATATGGCTTCTTATCCCAATCCTGGTATTTTTGGTTTAGGTGCTCAAAATGTTGGAAGTTATAATGGCAAAGTTATGTTAATGTGCGGTAGCGAAGATAATACTTCTGCACCTTTAGTTGGATCGACGAATGATGTTGCCAGCAATGCTTTTCAAAATAGGTTTACGGCGGCATCATGTAAGACCTGGGTTTTATTTAATGGTATTGGTCACGGAGGTTTTGGCAATTACAACAATCCCGATCAACCTGTTGGTTCTATTGGAAGGGAACCAGCTACTGCATCGATACGTCATTATATTTGTTCGTTTTTACTTTCGCAATTTTATGCCAATGGCGTAGCATATGCTAACTTTACTCAACCATTATTAAAACCAACTTCGGTTGGTGAATTTCAAACAACTTGTTCTCAGCTTGCTGAAATCAATGCCACGAACATAAACGCTGTTGCTTCTATATATCCAATGCCTGCAAGTTCATATGCAATTGTAAAATTCAATCAAAATTTTTCAGGTGTATGCCATATCTACAACGTCTTA
This DNA window, taken from Bacteroidales bacterium, encodes the following:
- a CDS encoding CDP-alcohol phosphatidyltransferase family protein encodes the protein MKLFISIKNSIPNFLTLMNLFSGCLSIVATVEGYPVWAGIFIFIASGFDFFDGFAARLLKATSSIGKELDSLADLISFGLAPSFIVFGFLKSVLLINHIEHDDFTLTNMLILASPFLIALFSALRLAKFNIDERQTTEFIGMPTPANAIFFAWLPILLSSYDLTSFFIILNIKSLIIVTILHSLLLVSPFPLFSLKIKSLKWKGNQIRYIFMGLVVLLVIFLKLYSVPFIIWLYILTGIIRYFFSPKSYS
- a CDS encoding NADH:ubiquinone oxidoreductase codes for the protein MFDGLKAFIHHGNRYIPDPTKVKLPENFSGLPVISTNPCKQDCQLCVQACPTKAIRKSPLTLSLDSCIFCLECQEICPEHKIQFSNEYKMGTNIYERLQIKEGYSNSISIEPSIVRSEIIRILGRSLKLRLVSAGSCNGCELELNAAGNVNFDMGRYGIEFVASPRHADGLVITGPIAENSLASVRLTYEAIPEPKIVVLVGACALSGGLFKQSPALRREIINELKPDLLVPGCPPHPLTFINAVLDLLRAKENK
- a CDS encoding hydrogenase, whose product is MELLLIICLSVLFFAMSRKKLPVYNLILTFLFLAVSSFYAIKTLFLSQPYACLIPFHFWGNDILLTMDKLSAFFVLVINITTLVSSIYSIQYMSMYHTKSRQELVLHYFSFFTLYWSMIVLTMLQNTIAFLVVWEIMSLSSFLLVMFEAEKSLTQKAGINYFIQMHFAALFLLLGIIILHYFTDSWSWSALQQYFANYSNVGLFLVFFAGFGFKAGFVPFHTWLPHAHPAAPSHVSALMSGVMIKLGIYGILRIVFALQNDLMLIGLLVLFVSLISGITGVGVAIVQHNLKRLLAYHSIENIGIIGIGIGVGIIGLAIQNQTLAMLGFAGGILHVLNHSLFKSLLFFSAGSVYHQTHTMNIDNMGGLIKRMPVTAFIFLIASLSICGLPPFNGFISEFLIYNGFVNGIIHADVIVKLVMLFALLGLAAIGGLAIFCFTKAFGIVFLGTERSSHMHHAHEMSWWSLAPQFISLALILLIGFVPSIVLNPVLRIVQQNVSTCSTVLLPNTDALQSISLAAGVFVLIVLAVWLIKKWAFTTKKVQSSVTWGCAYHGNAPRTQYTASSYAENYIHGMEHSLNVTTHFKPIATTEYFPEHRHYKTHQESTYEKHIFKPIAKIFERFFDKFAFIQSGQTQHYILYPFVLIIVLIILTLTNLI
- a CDS encoding PorV/PorQ family protein encodes the protein MIARFSLLIISVFVSCSFLYAQKYSNEFLQLGIGGKALSMGNAVVASVSDVHAGYWNPSSLVELQQNANIGVMHASYFGGLAKYDYGSFAIRNSDSSAFGISIIRFGVDDIPNTLDLVDANGNFDYSKLSSFSIADYAALLSYARKLKQIPSLNVGGNVKIIRRIVGDFASAWGFGFDLSANYSLNNWRFGAVLRDATSTFNAWRYNTETFEDAFIKTGNEIPTNGLEITIPRLLLGASKTFTFKEKYSLLAELDADFTFDKKRNTLVKSSFASIDPHLGIELSYMKMIFLRAGVYNIQQISDFAGNKSYNLQPSIGVGVFYKNFGFDYAFTDIGNASAALYSHVIGLKYCFDRK
- a CDS encoding NADH-quinone oxidoreductase subunit H; this translates as MVLAAIILLSLVFPGIIVKVKSKTSGRKGPSVWQPVYDLVKLFRKEAVYSKTTSWIFAWAPVMYFASVIMAALMLPLGKHGAVISFQGDFIFFIYLLGLGKFFMIVAALDTGSAFEGMGASREALYSMLVEPAFFILLASLALLSGTTSFETFFHSLTFNSSIAIFIGVLATYLIFHVALLENSRMPYDDPKTHLELTMIHEVMVLDYCGFDLALIQWAGHLKFVLYSLLVTNLFIAPSFPTWLTLLVFVTITLLFAVAVGFVESFRARHKLRNNNKAIVILIPIAILIFFGSMLIMNKLF
- a CDS encoding NADH-quinone oxidoreductase subunit C, which produces MNYTSIKNSEAIPVEKVPVLNYDEFFSTFNLLNDDSNHCVNYFAMNEGNGMRLWAMIANDVEHSIYVFSCKVAKGAKLKSLTHLYPGMHAYEREIAEVFDLHFIDSNWNKPLRFPFNRKNSDITINKYPFYSIDSYELHEVGVGPIHAGIIEPGHFRFICNGEKVLHLEIQLGYQHRGVESLMVQNQDVVYQTKLAESIAGDTLVGNTLAYAYLIESLNGKVMPESAEIERAIALELERIAIHTGDLSALCTDVAYQFGTVVFQDLRTIIINTFLAWCGNRFARKLIFPMKNKYPLTPELKEKIAKNLAEYESRFHEMAQLMFDIPSVLARFENVGVVTPQQARDMMFVGMAARTCGIERDVRKSHPIGYFKTKSIVPIVLKNGDVMARAKLRHFEIVASLQHIKELLQLHQSSQKTTDANYQLMPNTLSVSLIEGWRGELCHVAITDAQGKLSHYKVKDPSLHNWFALALAVRNNDISDFPICNKSFDLSYCGFDL